The segment GAATCAGGAAAATTTGAACTCGAGTATCTACCTGTTGAGCCGAAAGCAATTGTAGAGGATGTCTATAAAATCTTGCTCCCTCAGGCCAAAGAAAAGTCACTTAAATTCGAATATAAAATCAGCTCCGATGTCCCAGGATACATTTCTTCCGATCCTATTCGCCTGCATCAAATCCTTCTAAACCTCGCCAATAACGCTATCAAATTCACTCAAAAAGGACATGTCAAAATAACCGTAAATTGCCATGAAAAATTAAAAGATACTCTAGCAATCTGTGTACAAGATACGGGCATTGGCATTGCTGATGACCGCCAGAACCTCCTCTTCAAACCCTTTAGCCAAACAGACTCCTCCAATGCACGGATATACGGAGGATCTGGCTTAGGTTTGGCTATTTGCTACAAGCTTACAGAACTTTTAGGAGGTAAAATTTGGGTTGAAACAGAAGTAGGAAAAGGAACTAGCTTCCATTTCACAATCAAGTATAGCCTGGTTTCCGTTGGCAAAAAGTCTATTCAAATCAGCAAGGAAACAAAGAAAAACTCTTCTAAAAACAGACCCAATAATCATATCAAAATTCTGCTAGCTGAAGATAATCCCGTTAATGCCAAGCTTGCCCAAATCCTTTTTAAACGCCTAGGTTATAAACTTACATGGGCAAAAAATGGCAAAGAGGCCGTAAAACAAGTAAAAGAGAATCAATTCGACCTAATTTTTATGGATGTTCAAATGCCGGAGATGGATGGCTACGAAGCCACTCAAAACATCCAAAAACTATACCAAAAAGATCATGACACGACTAGACCTGTTATCATCGCCATGACAGCAAATGCTATGAAGGGGGACCGTGAAAAGTGCTTAGATGCCGGTATGGATGAATATCTCACTAAGCCTATACAAGAGTCACAAGTTTCTGAGATGCTGCAAAAGTATCAAAATAATTAGGGTGTGCTCCTATTCTTGGAGTTAGAGCATTTTTTGAATTAATTTTAAACCTCCATGTTTGTCCTATGCCGGCCCAATCGAGGTATCCAGGAGATTGGAGGATTCATAGATTTTGCTACCTGATTGATCGCCTCATATCAAAACGGACTCCAGTACAAGGGACTAGACAGATCTCTAGAAGTTTCCACCGGTAAAACCAGAAAATAAGAGATTGGATGAGGCACTATTGCCCACCAATTAGAAAATGCATTAGTTGGGCCAATTTGTGATCCACTGAAGATAGATCTCATCTTGCAAATCGAGAGGAGTTTCCTTAAGACCAGCCGTCGACCAAAGATCAGGTTCAACCACATTGAAAAGAGACTTCTCACTTCTTTCACGGCTGTAATAATACCCATATGCCATCCTAAAAGGATCCTGTAAGTAAGAATCCACATCTGGACTTCCAACTTGCGAACCTTTAGGCTCAAAGTAGATAGTGACACCGGACTCCGCCGGTTCTAAGAAATTAGCGCCTTCTACTCCTCCCCTACATAACTCCGAAAATAAAAACATAGCACTTACAATATAATCATCGGGATTCCCTTGATAGATATCGCCTTGCAAAGGAATTTCTGTCATCACGGGATAATCTCCGTTGTCTAACTGGTAATTCTTTAATGCAAGAAATAACGCAGAAATCTCGGCGGAAGCTTGCCTCCTTAGTGCCATTTTTTTGACTGGACCGGCTGCACCTATAATAATTCCCATCAAAATAGCTATGACAACCATTGCCGCCATCACCTCCATAAGAGTGAACCCACTTCGCTTGGCAACCTCCCAGCCTATATTTTTGAGCCTCATAGAATTCTATTTCCAAGTCGCTATATATTTAGCCCTGACATCGCCATCAGCTCCTGTTGACCAAAAAGCCATCGAGGTATTCATGTAGACATCCTCCTCAAGATTTGGATTCAAACTAGGTACCAGAACACGATTATCATAATCCAAATCAAACACCATCAAGTATTCACGATTCCAAGGATCTACAAAAGTATCTGCATCCTCAGGGTTAACAGGAGGTCTAACATTATTGGCGTCCGGAGGTCCTTGTCTTAAATCTTTCAAATTAAACTCCATAAATGGAATTCTTCTGGGATTATCCATTTGCTTTGATTTCTCTTCAGTCCCGGTAAGCATATAATATAACATTCCAGCTT is part of the Verrucomicrobiota bacterium genome and harbors:
- a CDS encoding type II secretion system protein, whose translation is MRVMKRDKRSGFTLVELLVVMTIVAILMGLAIPGVGIAFEAAKKAQAGVVVNQLKVAMTNYKTEYGRWPVYALQNPEPDEILEAGMLYYMLTGTEEKSKQMDNPRRIPFMEFNLKDLRQGPPDANNVRPPVNPEDADTFVDPWNREYLMVFDLDYDNRVLVPSLNPNLEEDVYMNTSMAFWSTGADGDVRAKYIATWK
- a CDS encoding prepilin-type N-terminal cleavage/methylation domain-containing protein gives rise to the protein MRLKNIGWEVAKRSGFTLMEVMAAMVVIAILMGIIIGAAGPVKKMALRRQASAEISALFLALKNYQLDNGDYPVMTEIPLQGDIYQGNPDDYIVSAMFLFSELCRGGVEGANFLEPAESGVTIYFEPKGSQVGSPDVDSYLQDPFRMAYGYYYSRERSEKSLFNVVEPDLWSTAGLKETPLDLQDEIYLQWITNWPN